One stretch of Archocentrus centrarchus isolate MPI-CPG fArcCen1 chromosome 5, fArcCen1, whole genome shotgun sequence DNA includes these proteins:
- the ncoa5 gene encoding nuclear receptor coactivator 5 isoform X6, with product MAVERRQAKPQSQQSPPRRAPYSSYGESKEPRPRSRSPVYGRDGREPRDSRDGRDSREPRPVGHSRDPDYRYRSSESRDKDIRGDPRDTAYSRSEYDRYYRGGSAAEDYYRRKDEPYRDPYADPWNGRREPEDERVRPEERRRNELYRQYYEELQRRHDVDRPVDCSVIVVNKAQNREYAETVGRKVRDLGMVVDLIFLNTEVSLTQALEDVGRARTPFAIIITQQHQVHRSCTVNILFGTPQEHRNMPMQDAMMLVAHNYDTYKVENREKEREEIARKAAKMADDVLLREPDRESHPISLLTNITLLAENRFVTPEELDSLIAYLKDKRTRLVRSAADPLAAPVHVGPPAAVHHDVPPSAAGHPPSTLTPPQSGHLSLSAGSSTSANPSHQQELQAKILSLFNSGSGQLTGTSGLSSAPSQSHSYGSLGQPPSQNPARPPMPGPAPGSQGYSNPPGRMPVAPGGQRPPASASGINFDNPSVQKALDTLIQSGPSLNHLVGSGASQQPPPRPSPNMGQAPPVSLYPRHY from the exons GGCCCCGTACAGCAGTTACGGGGAAAGCAAAGAGCCACGACCTCGGTCTCGCTCCCCCGTTTATGGGCGTGACGGACGTGAGCCTCGGGACAGCCGTGATGGGAGGGACTCCCGGGAGCCTCGACCAGTTGGCCACTCTCGTGACCCCGATTACCGGTACCGTAGCTCAGAGAGCAGAGACAAGGACATCAGAGGTGACCCACGGGATACTGCTTACAG CAGAAGCGAATATGACCGATACTATCGCGGTGGCAGTGCTGCTGAAGACTATTACAGGAGGAAGGATGAGCCCTACAGGGATCCTTATGCAGATCCCTGGAATGGACGGCGTGAGCCAGAAG ATGAGCGTGTACGACCTGAAGAGCGCCGGCGTAATGAGCTGTATCGACAGTACTATGAAGAACTTCAGCGACGCCATGACGTTGACCGTCCTGTCGACTGCTCTGTAATTGTTGTCAACAAGGCCCAAAA TAGGGAGTATGCGGAGACGGTTGGGCGGAAGGTTCGTGATTTGGGAATGGTGGTGGATCTGATCTTCCTCAACACAGAAGTATCTCTAACTCAGGCACTGGAGGACGTAGGCCGAGCCCGTACTCCTTTTGCCATCATCATAACCCAGCAGCACCAGGTCCATCGATCCTGCACTGTCAACATCTTGTTTGGCACACCTCAAG AGCATCGAAATATGCCCATGCAGGATGCCATGATGCTGGTGGCCCACAACTACGACACCTACAAAGTGGAAAACCGTGAAAAAGAACGTGAGGAAATAGCCAGAAAGGCTGCCAAGATGGCAGATGATGTGCTACTCAGGGAGCCTGACCGAGAGAGCCACCCCATTTCTTTACTCACCAACATCACACTGCTGGCGGAAAATAG ATTTGTGACCCCAGAGGAGTTGGACAGTCTGATTGCATACCTGAAGGACAAAAGAACTCGGCTGGTACGAAGTGCAGCCGATCCTCTTGCAG CTCCAGTCCACGTTGGTCCTCCTGCAGCAGTACATCATGATGTTCCCCCCTCAGCTGCAGGACACCCTCCATCTACTCTCACACCCCCACAGTCAGGTCACCTCAGTCTGTCAGCGGGTTCAAGCACATCGGCTAACCCAAGTCACCAGCAGGAGCTGCAGGCTAAAATCCTCAGTCTGTTTAACAGTGGCAGTGGGCAGTTAACAGGCACTAGTGGCCTCTCCTCTGCACCCTCACAGTCACACTCATATGGGTCTCTTGGCCAGCCTCCTTCCCAAAACCCAGCCCGCCCACCAATGCCAGGTCCTGCACCTGGATCTCAGGGGTATTCCAACCCTCCAGGCCGTATGCCAGTTGCCCCAGGTGGTCAGAGACCCCCTGCCTCTGCTTCAGGTATCAATTTTGAcaacccaagtgtccagaaagCTCTTGACACACTCATTCAGAGTGGACCTTCTCTCAACCATCTGGTGGGTAGTGGGGCCTCTCAGCAGCCACCCCCCAGACCATCACCCAACATGGGTCAGGCCCCACCTGTGTCTTTGTACCCCCGGCACTACTGA